CCCTGGTGCTCAGCTGCTTCAACGCCGGCTTCCTGAACAACTCGGCCGAGGCGGTCGTGCTCCCGCTCGCACTCTTCTACGGCGGCCTGGGGCAGCTCCTGGCCGGCATGTGGGAGTTCCGCAAGGGGAACACCTTCGGCGCCACCGCCTTCACCTCCTTCGGCGCGTTCTGGCTGTCGTACTACCTGCTGGCCAAGGACATCCTGCCCAGCCTGACCGGCTCCACCGCCTCCAACACCGGCAATGCCGTGGGCCTGTTCCTGCTGGCCTGGGGCATCTTCACGCTCTACATGACCGTGGCCGCGCTGCGCCAGAGCCGGGCCGTGCTGGCCATCTTCGTGGCGCTGACCGCCACCTTCGTGGTGCTGGCCATCGGAGCGTTCGAAGCGAACACCACCGTCACCAAGGTCGGCGGCTGGCTTGGGCTGGTCACCGCCGCGGTGGCGCTCTACACCTCCTTCGCCGGGGTCACCGCCGCCACCTACGGCCGGCCGGTCCTGCCGACCTTCCCGCCGAAGTAGCGTCCGTCACAGCCGGGATCCCGGGGCCGGCGCCCCGGGACCCCGGCGTTTTTTCCAAGTCGGCCGTGCGCGCATCTAGTCCGTACCGACTGGTCGGTCATACCCTCCCTTCACGCCCTCGCCGCCGGATGCGCTTCCCGGCCCCGACTGCGCCCTCCCACCCGAACC
The Streptacidiphilus albus JL83 genome window above contains:
- a CDS encoding acetate uptake transporter codes for the protein MSSASEPVPATSSTSSVNIADPAPLGLAGFGITTLVLSCFNAGFLNNSAEAVVLPLALFYGGLGQLLAGMWEFRKGNTFGATAFTSFGAFWLSYYLLAKDILPSLTGSTASNTGNAVGLFLLAWGIFTLYMTVAALRQSRAVLAIFVALTATFVVLAIGAFEANTTVTKVGGWLGLVTAAVALYTSFAGVTAATYGRPVLPTFPPK